A section of the Devosia rhizoryzae genome encodes:
- a CDS encoding gamma carbonic anhydrase family protein — MLYSLENAAPAIDPAIAWIAPTATLIGDVIVRAQCSVWFGVVARGDNEQITIAARSNVQENVVLHTDIGFPLDIGQGCTIGHGAILHGCTIGENTLVGMGAIILNGARVGRNCLIGAGALVTEGKKIPDGSLVVGSPARVIRMLDNDAIAGLSRSAETYIRKAQRYSKHFAEVLLV; from the coding sequence ATGCTTTATTCTTTAGAAAACGCCGCGCCCGCTATCGACCCCGCCATTGCCTGGATCGCGCCCACGGCAACGCTAATCGGTGATGTCATCGTGCGTGCTCAGTGCAGTGTTTGGTTTGGCGTTGTCGCGCGCGGTGACAACGAGCAGATCACCATTGCCGCACGAAGCAACGTTCAGGAAAACGTCGTCCTCCATACTGACATCGGCTTCCCGTTGGACATAGGACAAGGCTGTACCATAGGCCACGGCGCTATCTTGCACGGCTGTACAATTGGCGAAAATACCTTGGTTGGCATGGGCGCCATAATCCTCAATGGCGCACGAGTTGGCCGGAATTGCCTGATCGGGGCTGGCGCCCTTGTCACCGAGGGCAAAAAAATCCCCGACGGATCTTTGGTCGTTGGCTCCCCGGCCCGGGTCATCCGAATGCTCGATAATGACGCGATTGCCGGCTTGTCGCGCTCGGCAGAAACCTACATCCGCAAGGCTCAACGCTACTCAAAGCACTTCGCTGAAGTGCTCCTTGTATGA